Within the Pseudarthrobacter sp. W1I19 genome, the region TTCATGTGCCGCTTCCGGCCGTAGCTGCCGGCCCAGTTCAACGCGGTCCGGCGGCCTCCGAATGTGGCAAGGAGCTCCACTTCGGCCGGAGTAAACCAGCCAGCGGCGGAGTATTCCAGCAGGCGCTGGCGGGTCAGCCGTTTCTCGGCAACCCGCAGGAGGATGATGCCGCCCACGGCAAGGAAAAAGATTGGAACCTGGACCACAATGTAGTCCAGCAGGAAGCCCTGCCCCATGCTGTTCCAGCGGTTGTGCAGGAACATGGCCGGCAGCAGCCCCAGGACGAATGCTGCCACCGCGACGCCGGTGCCTCCGCGGCGGGCAGCGAACCCCATCACCAGCCCGGTTGTGCCGGTGAAGATTGCATGGGCGAAGGGTGACATCACGCCGCGCAGGAAAAACACCTGGGCGAAGTCGCTGGCGGGGTTGGCCGATTCCGCGATGGCCCTGCCGAAGTACAGGATGTTCTCGGTGAAGGCGAAGCCGCCTGCAATGGTGAATGCGAAAACCACTCCGTCAACCGGCCCGTCGAAGTGCCTTCTGGCCAGTACCAGCAGGAGCAGCAGTCCCAGGGATTTGGCGAATTCCTCCACGATGGGTGCCTGGACTGTGGCCATAAACGTCTGCAGGTCCGCTTCATCAGAAAATTGGAACCCCAGCACAAAAAAGGGTTGGATCAGCAGGGTGACCGCGATGGATACTGCCGCGCCCCACGTAAAGGCAAAGTACAGGAGCCACTTTGGCTCGGGTTCCCATTTGTCGATGACATAGACCGCCAGGAGGACTGCAGACAGGGGGATCAGGGAGGCCAGGAAAC harbors:
- a CDS encoding PrsW family intramembrane metalloprotease; this encodes MSMHPRFPASGPPEDPFSGGTPLPREANPTWMGQVQPGNYQSAPGHQGRPVQGLVPPQESVMRAGRARGGSLIALSIGGSALAFLSLFLVVPFLLSNTGAAGFLIGFLASLIPLSAVLLAVYVIDKWEPEPKWLLYFAFTWGAAVSIAVTLLIQPFFVLGFQFSDEADLQTFMATVQAPIVEEFAKSLGLLLLLVLARRHFDGPVDGVVFAFTIAGGFAFTENILYFGRAIAESANPASDFAQVFFLRGVMSPFAHAIFTGTTGLVMGFAARRGGTGVAVAAFVLGLLPAMFLHNRWNSMGQGFLLDYIVVQVPIFFLAVGGIILLRVAEKRLTRQRLLEYSAAGWFTPAEVELLATFGGRRTALNWAGSYGRKRHMKEFMKAATQLANTRQRILSGRDVQLHQAEERQQLQRILALRAAVAG